Within Saccharomonospora cyanea NA-134, the genomic segment CACCGCCACCGACCGGAGCTACCTCTACGAGGGCAAGGGTGGCGTTCCGATCGACAACCTGTTCAACCGGCTGGTCTTCGCCGCGCAGTACGGGGAGCGCAACATCCTGTTCTCCGACCAGATCAGCGACGGTGCCAAGATCATGTACAACCGCGATCCGCGCGAGCGGGTGGAGAAGGTGGCGCCGTGGTTGACGGTGGACGGCGATCCCTATCCGGCGGTGATCGACGGACGTATCCAGTGGATCGTCGACGGCTACACCACGCTGAACAACTACCCGTACTCCCAGCGGACCTCGCTGGGGGGTGCTACCGAGGACTCCCTCACCGGGGTGGCCCGTCAGCAGGACAACCGGATCAACTACATCCGCAACTCGGTCAAGGCCACCGTCGACGCGTTCGACGGCACCGTGACGCTGTACGAGGTGGACAAGAACGACCCGGTGCTGAAGACGTGGATGGAGACGTTCCCCGGGCTGGTCAAGCCGAGTTCGGAGATCACCCCGGAACTGCGGGCGCACTTCCGCTACCCGGAGGACATCTTCAAGGTGCAGCGTGAGCTGCTGACGAAGTACCACGTGAACAACGCGCAGGAGTTCTACTCGACCCAGACGTTCTGGAACGTGCCGCAGGACCCGACCCAGGAGGGCGGTCTCGACCCGAACTCCGACACGGCCAACCAGCCGCCGTACTACATCTACGCGCAGGCGCCGGGCCAGGACGAGCCCACGTTCCAGATCACCAGCGCGTTGACACCGCTGGCGCGGCAGTACCTCGCGGCGTGGGTGACGGTGTCGTCCGAACCGGATGACTACGGCAAGATGACGGTGCTCAAACTGCCCACAGGCGGTGGTCAGCAACTCGAAGGGCCGGTGCAGGTCCAGAACGCGTTCCAGAGCAACCCGAAGTTCACTCAGGACCGGACGTTGCTCGGCAACCAGAGCGTCGACATCATCTACGGCAACCTGCTGACGCTGCCCGTCGCGGGCGGGTTCCTCTACGTCGAACCGGTCTACATCCAGCAACGCAACGCGCAGAGCTACCCGCAGCTCGCTCGGGTGCTGGTGTCGTTCGGTGGCCGGATCGGGGTCGCCTCGACGCTCAACGAGGCGTTGGACGAGGTGTTCGGCGAAGGGACGGGTGAGGCCGCGACCGGTCCGGCCGACCAGGGTGGAACGGACGGTGGCGACACCGGCGACCAGGAACAGCCGAACCCCGGCGACGACCAGGCGGTGCCTCCGCCGAACGGCGATTCGGGTGGCACGGAGGTCGACCAGGTCGTGGACGAGATCCAGGCCGCGCTGCAGAAACTGAAGGACGCGCAGCAGTCCGGGGACTTCGCGGCCCAGGGTGAGGCGCTGCAGGAACTCGACGCGGCGGCTCAGCGGTACGAGGAGCTCACCGGGTCGGGCAACTGATCCTGTGAGCCAGGGGACACCCACTTTGCGTCGTGCGGGCAGCCTGGCGTAGAGTGGGTGTCACCGAAGAGGTGAAAGCCACGGCCGACACACTCCCGGACCCCCCTGAAACAGGGGGAAAACGGATGTGCTAGAGTGGTAATCACAACGACGCGGGGTGGAGCAGCTCGGTAGCTCGCTGGGCTCATAACCCAGAGGTCGCAGGTTCGAATCCTGTCCCCGCTACGAAACGAAGAAGGCCCGGATCGCTACGATCCGGGCCTTCTTCGTGTGTCCGTCCCGGTGCACAGGGTGAACCAGGGGTTCCATTGTGGACGCAACCCTGACCACTGTGGACAGATCTCGATTTTCGTGGCACGGTAGAGGCGTGTCCGATTTGAACGCAACTGCCGCAGCATTGCTTGGTTTGCTCCATGACGGTCCCGCTACCGGTGGCGAACTCGTGGCGGCGGCTGAGGAACGATTCGGCACGTTCTTCAGCGTCACGAGGAGTCAGGTCTACCGGGAGCTCCCCGCGCTGCACAAGGAGGGTTACGTGCGGTTGGGGAAGCAGGGGCCCCGTTCCAGTCAGCAGTACGTCCTCACGGCCGCGGGGAAGAAGGCCTTCAAGGCGTGGCTGACGAGTGCCTCCGCGCCTGACCACCTGCGGAGTCCGCTCATCCTCAGGGTGGTCAACTCGGGTGTGCTCACACCGAAGCAGC encodes:
- a CDS encoding PadR family transcriptional regulator; amino-acid sequence: MSDLNATAAALLGLLHDGPATGGELVAAAEERFGTFFSVTRSQVYRELPALHKEGYVRLGKQGPRSSQQYVLTAAGKKAFKAWLTSASAPDHLRSPLILRVVNSGVLTPKQRATLFESARETYKAELDEARAAVKAAVDPVEKAVAEFGQAHARAALKLLDAVSSA